From the Temnothorax longispinosus isolate EJ_2023e chromosome 6, Tlon_JGU_v1, whole genome shotgun sequence genome, one window contains:
- the LOC139814729 gene encoding sodium-independent sulfate anion transporter isoform X2, with protein MAITNFQRMIKDRIPILKWMPQYKLKDALGDLVAGLTVGLTLIPQAIAYAGLAGLDPQYGLYSAFAGSFVYIFFGTCREVNIGPTALLSLLTWTYASGIPEYAALLCFLSGCITILLGILRLGFLIEFISIPVVSGFTSAASVIIACSQIKSLLGLNIHGESFVEIWAGLVQHVADTKIPDLILSCCCILTLLGLKHLKDREVAGTKLKKFLWTIGTARNALVVVLCAVASYIFETHGGAPYILTGHIDAGLPIVEPPPFSRTVGNQTETFIDMAKKFKFGILVIPFISIIGNVAIAKAFSHGMPLDATQEMLTLGLCNLVGSFFQSMPVTGSFSRSAVNNASGVRTPLGGIYTGILVILSLSLLTPYFYYIPKATLSSVIISAVIFMVEIGMILPIWKCNKRDLIPAFVTFLACLFVGVELGILIGTLLDLAILVYLNARPTINIEHRNISTIDYFLVRPSAGILFPAVDHLRMYLTKNPGMNVVLDCEHIDRIDFTAAQSISMMIKDFRKNNCQLIMLRANCAILTSIQSLSDKQILMARDEVDLIAILGGPKGMTHDLAIVSKTNERASTWL; from the exons GCGATAGCTTACGCAGGTTTAGCGGGCTTGGATCCGCAATACGGGCTTTACAGCGCGTTTGCGGGAAGTTTCGTGTATATCTTCTTCGGCACGTGTCGAGAAGTCAACATTGGTCCGACAGCATTGTTATCTCTACTGACTTGGACATACGCGAG TGGAATTCCCGAGTACGCGGCCTTGCTTTGCTTTCTGTCCGGATGCATCACGATATTACTTGGCATCCTACGCCTAGGGTTTCTGATCGAATTCATATCGATACCGGTGGTGTCCGGGTTCACGTCAGCCGCGAGCGTCATCATCGCTTGCAGTCAAATAAAGAGTCTGCTGGGTCTGAATATTCACGGCGAGAGCTTCGTTGAGATTTGGGCGGGTCTGGTACAACACGTCGCCGACACGAAAATACCAGATTTGATTTTATCATGCTGCTGCATCCTAACTTTACTGGGTCTGAAG catTTGAAAGACAGAGAGGTTGCTGGTACCAAGCTGAAAAAGTTCCTCTGGACGATCGGTACAGCTAGGAACGCTCTCGTGGTCGTCCTTTGTGCAGTTGCatcttatattttcgaaacgcACGGTGGGGCACCGTACATTCTCACGGGTCATATCGACGCCGGTCTCCCGATCGTCGAGCCACCTCCGTTTTCGAGAACAGTTGGAAACCAGACTGAAACATTCATCGATATGGCGAAGAAGTTCAAGTTTGGCATCTTGGTCATACCGTTCATCTCTATTATCGGAAACGTCGCCATCGCGAAAGCTTTTT CACATGGCATGCCGTTGGACGCCACGCAGGAAATGCTGACTCTCGGATTGTGTAATCTGGTCGGTTCGTTCTTTCAGTCGATGCCCGTTACAGGATCCTTTTCGAGAAGCGCAGTGAATAACGCTTCTGGTGTTAGAACGCCGTTGGGTGGAATCTACACAG GTATTCTAGTCATACTATCGCTAAGTTTGCTGACTccgtatttttattacatcccAAAAGCGACATTAAGCTCTGTCATAATTAGCGCGGTGATATTCATGGTAGAAATTGGTATGATACTTCCAATCTGGAAGTGCAATA AACGTGATTTAATACCGGCGTTCGTCACGTTCCTCGCTTGTCTCTTCGTCGGAGTCGAATTGGGAATTTTGATAGGTACGCTACTCGATCTGGCTATATTGGTATACCTCAATGCGCGGCCGACAATAAATATCGAGCACAGAAAC ATCTCGACAATCGATTATTTCTTAGTCCGTCCCAGTGCTGGAATTTTGTTCCCCGCGGTAGATCATCTGAGAATGTATCTGACGAAAAATCCCGGGATGAATGTCGTATTGGATTGCGAGCACATCGACAGAATAGACTTCACTGCCGCACAG agtaTCAGTATGATGATAAAGGACTTCAGGAAAAACAATTGCCAATTAATAATGCTGCGAGCGAATTGTGCTATTTTAACGAGTATACAATCGCTATCCGACAAGCAAATCTTGATGGCGAGAGACGAAGTCGATTTAATCGCAATTTTAGGAGGACCCAAAGGCATGACACACGATCTCGCGATCGTCTCTAAAACGAATGAACGGGCCTCTACATGGCTGTGA
- the LOC139814729 gene encoding sodium-independent sulfate anion transporter isoform X1, translating into MAITNFQRMIKDRIPILKWMPQYKLKDALGDLVAGLTVGLTLIPQAIAYAGLAGLDPQYGLYSAFAGSFVYIFFGTCREVNIGPTALLSLLTWTYASGIPEYAALLCFLSGCITILLGILRLGFLIEFISIPVVSGFTSAASVIIACSQIKSLLGLNIHGESFVEIWAGLVQHVADTKIPDLILSCCCILTLLGLKHLKDREVAGTKLKKFLWTIGTARNALVVVLCAVASYIFETHGGAPYILTGHIDAGLPIVEPPPFSRTVGNQTETFIDMAKKFKFGILVIPFISIIGNVAIAKAFSHGMPLDATQEMLTLGLCNLVGSFFQSMPVTGSFSRSAVNNASGVRTPLGGIYTGILVILSLSLLTPYFYYIPKATLSSVIISAVIFMVEIGMILPIWKCNKRDLIPAFVTFLACLFVGVELGILIGTLLDLAILVYLNARPTINIEHRNELYRMKNLLFADLDNRLFLSPSQCWNFVPRGRSSENVSDEKSRDECRIGLRAHRQNRLHCRTEYQYDDKGLQEKQLPINNAASELCYFNEYTIAIRQANLDGERRSRFNRNFRRTQRHDTRSRDRL; encoded by the exons GCGATAGCTTACGCAGGTTTAGCGGGCTTGGATCCGCAATACGGGCTTTACAGCGCGTTTGCGGGAAGTTTCGTGTATATCTTCTTCGGCACGTGTCGAGAAGTCAACATTGGTCCGACAGCATTGTTATCTCTACTGACTTGGACATACGCGAG TGGAATTCCCGAGTACGCGGCCTTGCTTTGCTTTCTGTCCGGATGCATCACGATATTACTTGGCATCCTACGCCTAGGGTTTCTGATCGAATTCATATCGATACCGGTGGTGTCCGGGTTCACGTCAGCCGCGAGCGTCATCATCGCTTGCAGTCAAATAAAGAGTCTGCTGGGTCTGAATATTCACGGCGAGAGCTTCGTTGAGATTTGGGCGGGTCTGGTACAACACGTCGCCGACACGAAAATACCAGATTTGATTTTATCATGCTGCTGCATCCTAACTTTACTGGGTCTGAAG catTTGAAAGACAGAGAGGTTGCTGGTACCAAGCTGAAAAAGTTCCTCTGGACGATCGGTACAGCTAGGAACGCTCTCGTGGTCGTCCTTTGTGCAGTTGCatcttatattttcgaaacgcACGGTGGGGCACCGTACATTCTCACGGGTCATATCGACGCCGGTCTCCCGATCGTCGAGCCACCTCCGTTTTCGAGAACAGTTGGAAACCAGACTGAAACATTCATCGATATGGCGAAGAAGTTCAAGTTTGGCATCTTGGTCATACCGTTCATCTCTATTATCGGAAACGTCGCCATCGCGAAAGCTTTTT CACATGGCATGCCGTTGGACGCCACGCAGGAAATGCTGACTCTCGGATTGTGTAATCTGGTCGGTTCGTTCTTTCAGTCGATGCCCGTTACAGGATCCTTTTCGAGAAGCGCAGTGAATAACGCTTCTGGTGTTAGAACGCCGTTGGGTGGAATCTACACAG GTATTCTAGTCATACTATCGCTAAGTTTGCTGACTccgtatttttattacatcccAAAAGCGACATTAAGCTCTGTCATAATTAGCGCGGTGATATTCATGGTAGAAATTGGTATGATACTTCCAATCTGGAAGTGCAATA AACGTGATTTAATACCGGCGTTCGTCACGTTCCTCGCTTGTCTCTTCGTCGGAGTCGAATTGGGAATTTTGATAGGTACGCTACTCGATCTGGCTATATTGGTATACCTCAATGCGCGGCCGACAATAAATATCGAGCACAGAAAC GAACTATACAGGATGAAAAATCTTCTTTTCGCAGATCTCGACAATCGATTATTTCTTAGTCCGTCCCAGTGCTGGAATTTTGTTCCCCGCGGTAGATCATCTGAGAATGTATCTGACGAAAAATCCCGGGATGAATGTCGTATTGGATTGCGAGCACATCGACAGAATAGACTTCACTGCCGCACAG agtaTCAGTATGATGATAAAGGACTTCAGGAAAAACAATTGCCAATTAATAATGCTGCGAGCGAATTGTGCTATTTTAACGAGTATACAATCGCTATCCGACAAGCAAATCTTGATGGCGAGAGACGAAGTCGATTTAATCGCAATTTTAGGAGGACCCAAAGGCATGACACACGATCTCGCGATCGTCTCTAA
- the LOC139814729 gene encoding sodium-independent sulfate anion transporter isoform X3 translates to MLRLTVGLTLIPQAIAYAGLAGLDPQYGLYSAFAGSFVYIFFGTCREVNIGPTALLSLLTWTYASGIPEYAALLCFLSGCITILLGILRLGFLIEFISIPVVSGFTSAASVIIACSQIKSLLGLNIHGESFVEIWAGLVQHVADTKIPDLILSCCCILTLLGLKHLKDREVAGTKLKKFLWTIGTARNALVVVLCAVASYIFETHGGAPYILTGHIDAGLPIVEPPPFSRTVGNQTETFIDMAKKFKFGILVIPFISIIGNVAIAKAFSHGMPLDATQEMLTLGLCNLVGSFFQSMPVTGSFSRSAVNNASGVRTPLGGIYTGILVILSLSLLTPYFYYIPKATLSSVIISAVIFMVEIGMILPIWKCNKRDLIPAFVTFLACLFVGVELGILIGTLLDLAILVYLNARPTINIEHRNELYRMKNLLFADLDNRLFLSPSQCWNFVPRGRSSENVSDEKSRDECRIGLRAHRQNRLHCRTEYQYDDKGLQEKQLPINNAASELCYFNEYTIAIRQANLDGERRSRFNRNFRRTQRHDTRSRDRL, encoded by the exons GCGATAGCTTACGCAGGTTTAGCGGGCTTGGATCCGCAATACGGGCTTTACAGCGCGTTTGCGGGAAGTTTCGTGTATATCTTCTTCGGCACGTGTCGAGAAGTCAACATTGGTCCGACAGCATTGTTATCTCTACTGACTTGGACATACGCGAG TGGAATTCCCGAGTACGCGGCCTTGCTTTGCTTTCTGTCCGGATGCATCACGATATTACTTGGCATCCTACGCCTAGGGTTTCTGATCGAATTCATATCGATACCGGTGGTGTCCGGGTTCACGTCAGCCGCGAGCGTCATCATCGCTTGCAGTCAAATAAAGAGTCTGCTGGGTCTGAATATTCACGGCGAGAGCTTCGTTGAGATTTGGGCGGGTCTGGTACAACACGTCGCCGACACGAAAATACCAGATTTGATTTTATCATGCTGCTGCATCCTAACTTTACTGGGTCTGAAG catTTGAAAGACAGAGAGGTTGCTGGTACCAAGCTGAAAAAGTTCCTCTGGACGATCGGTACAGCTAGGAACGCTCTCGTGGTCGTCCTTTGTGCAGTTGCatcttatattttcgaaacgcACGGTGGGGCACCGTACATTCTCACGGGTCATATCGACGCCGGTCTCCCGATCGTCGAGCCACCTCCGTTTTCGAGAACAGTTGGAAACCAGACTGAAACATTCATCGATATGGCGAAGAAGTTCAAGTTTGGCATCTTGGTCATACCGTTCATCTCTATTATCGGAAACGTCGCCATCGCGAAAGCTTTTT CACATGGCATGCCGTTGGACGCCACGCAGGAAATGCTGACTCTCGGATTGTGTAATCTGGTCGGTTCGTTCTTTCAGTCGATGCCCGTTACAGGATCCTTTTCGAGAAGCGCAGTGAATAACGCTTCTGGTGTTAGAACGCCGTTGGGTGGAATCTACACAG GTATTCTAGTCATACTATCGCTAAGTTTGCTGACTccgtatttttattacatcccAAAAGCGACATTAAGCTCTGTCATAATTAGCGCGGTGATATTCATGGTAGAAATTGGTATGATACTTCCAATCTGGAAGTGCAATA AACGTGATTTAATACCGGCGTTCGTCACGTTCCTCGCTTGTCTCTTCGTCGGAGTCGAATTGGGAATTTTGATAGGTACGCTACTCGATCTGGCTATATTGGTATACCTCAATGCGCGGCCGACAATAAATATCGAGCACAGAAAC GAACTATACAGGATGAAAAATCTTCTTTTCGCAGATCTCGACAATCGATTATTTCTTAGTCCGTCCCAGTGCTGGAATTTTGTTCCCCGCGGTAGATCATCTGAGAATGTATCTGACGAAAAATCCCGGGATGAATGTCGTATTGGATTGCGAGCACATCGACAGAATAGACTTCACTGCCGCACAG agtaTCAGTATGATGATAAAGGACTTCAGGAAAAACAATTGCCAATTAATAATGCTGCGAGCGAATTGTGCTATTTTAACGAGTATACAATCGCTATCCGACAAGCAAATCTTGATGGCGAGAGACGAAGTCGATTTAATCGCAATTTTAGGAGGACCCAAAGGCATGACACACGATCTCGCGATCGTCTCTAA